One Leptospira weilii genomic region harbors:
- a CDS encoding AbrB/MazE/SpoVT family DNA-binding domain-containing protein → MDNPAVKKTTIRAIGNSSGATIPKVLLEKYNFHEGDTVFLLETEDGILLSPYDPDFETAMDIYQEGAKKYRNAMKELAK, encoded by the coding sequence ATGGATAATCCTGCGGTAAAAAAAACGACAATTCGAGCAATCGGTAATTCATCGGGTGCAACAATACCAAAGGTTCTTTTAGAAAAATATAATTTTCACGAAGGTGATACCGTGTTTCTTTTAGAAACAGAAGACGGTATTTTACTTTCTCCATATGATCCTGATTTTGAAACAGCAATGGATATTTATCAGGAAGGTGCTAAGAAGTATCGAAATGCTATGAAAGAATTAGCTAAATGA
- a CDS encoding helix-turn-helix domain-containing protein: MIDIFLVLFFVGISKNEKFKEKFQEEKELINLSLELHDLREKKGLSQSELAKLAHVIQQQLSKIENGVNCNLATFLKVCHALDLEVKVRSRKNIA, translated from the coding sequence ATGATCGATATATTTTTGGTACTCTTTTTTGTAGGGATCAGTAAAAACGAGAAATTCAAAGAAAAGTTCCAAGAGGAAAAGGAACTAATTAACTTATCTTTAGAATTACATGATTTACGAGAAAAGAAAGGTCTTTCTCAGTCGGAGCTTGCAAAGCTTGCTCATGTAATTCAACAACAACTTTCGAAAATTGAAAACGGCGTAAATTGCAATCTCGCAACTTTTTTGAAAGTGTGTCACGCATTAGATTTAGAAGTCAAGGTTCGCTCTCGTAAGAACATAGCTTGA
- a CDS encoding HigA family addiction module antitoxin, whose amino-acid sequence MGSKRIPMPTVSQILREEFLDPLEITPYRLAKELHVSTSTILEILHNKRKVTVDMSLRLAKFFGMSDKFWINLQNDLEIRKQKEKLKLKLDSIQTLPRTG is encoded by the coding sequence ATGGGTTCTAAAAGAATTCCTATGCCGACAGTTTCTCAAATATTGAGAGAAGAATTTCTGGACCCCTTAGAAATTACCCCGTATCGTTTAGCAAAAGAATTACACGTATCAACCTCCACTATTTTGGAGATTCTTCATAATAAGCGTAAAGTTACCGTAGACATGTCGTTGAGGTTAGCGAAGTTCTTTGGGATGTCAGATAAGTTTTGGATAAATTTACAGAATGATCTTGAGATAAGAAAACAGAAAGAAAAATTAAAGCTTAAACTTGATAGTATTCAAACACTCCCAAGAACGGGTTGA
- a CDS encoding helix-turn-helix domain-containing protein yields MLVVVKTPRIDLRIKGKVSEKLLGAIREEFGKRVEVQDEDDVSVPFRESEFWKKYGHLATPGSHMKTYREMAGWSQSELGQKLGGIGRSHISEYESGKRPIGKDLAKKLAKLFKTSPAMFI; encoded by the coding sequence ATGTTGGTAGTCGTGAAAACGCCCCGTATTGATTTGAGGATTAAGGGGAAAGTTTCTGAGAAATTGCTCGGAGCAATTAGGGAGGAATTCGGGAAACGTGTAGAGGTTCAGGATGAGGATGATGTTTCAGTTCCATTCCGAGAAAGCGAATTCTGGAAAAAATATGGGCATCTTGCAACTCCCGGGTCACACATGAAAACCTACCGTGAGATGGCGGGTTGGTCTCAATCCGAACTGGGCCAGAAACTTGGAGGCATAGGACGTTCCCATATTTCTGAATATGAATCTGGGAAACGCCCCATAGGAAAAGATCTCGCAAAAAAACTTGCGAAACTTTTTAAAACATCTCCAGCGATGTTCATTTGA
- a CDS encoding DUF5615 family PIN-like protein: MKFYIDAQLPYSLVNLFKERNFEVFHTEHLPLGNKTPDSDIISYCDSNDLILITKDSYLIRKKPGKLLLVTTGNIKNKELFSLFDHFLPTIAEEFDNSN; encoded by the coding sequence ATGAAGTTTTATATTGATGCCCAACTTCCTTATAGTTTGGTTAATCTATTTAAGGAAAGAAATTTTGAAGTATTCCACACTGAACACCTTCCGTTAGGGAATAAAACGCCTGATTCTGATATAATTTCATATTGTGATTCGAATGATTTAATCTTAATCACGAAAGACTCTTATCTGATAAGAAAGAAACCAGGTAAGCTATTGCTAGTAACAACTGGGAACATAAAGAATAAGGAGCTATTCTCGCTATTTGATCACTTTTTGCCGACAATTGCGGAAGAGTTTGATAATAGCAATTAG
- a CDS encoding IS5 family transposase (programmed frameshift), with amino-acid sequence MIPKEKSKPKGGRNRVPTRVVMAGIIYRMKTGCQWRAIPNDFGSGQTCHRRFQEWERAGVFKKIYKSILKYYDVKNKIAWDWASMDSAMVKAPKGGTLTGKNPTDRAKLGVKRHILTDGNGIPLAITLSGANVHDKRNVKDTLNSILVFSGRKRKKPKHLCLDKGYDFKDIEALIKRRNIRPHIRKKGEKPLIGKYKGKPKRWVVERTNSWHNRFRAILIRWERKAENYLASLYLASSIIVFNFFNR; translated from the exons TTGATCCCAAAAGAGAAGTCAAAGCCGAAAGGTGGTCGCAATCGCGTTCCAACAAGAGTCGTAATGGCAGGTATCATCTATCGAATGAAAACAGGCTGTCAGTGGCGTGCAATTCCGAATGACTTTGGATCGGGTCAAACTTGTCACAGAAGATTTCAAGAATGGGAACGAGCGGGAGTATTCAAAAAGATTTATAAATCTATTTTAAAATATTATGATGTGAAGAATAAGATAGCTTGGGATTGGGCTTCGATGGATTCCGCAATGGTCAAGGCTCCCAAAGGGGGAACTT TAACCGGGAAAAATCCTACAGACCGTGCCAAATTGGGAGTTAAACGGCATATTCTTACGGATGGAAACGGAATTCCATTGGCAATTACGTTGAGTGGAGCGAACGTTCATGATAAACGCAATGTAAAAGATACATTGAATTCCATCTTGGTTTTTTCCGGAAGAAAAAGAAAAAAACCAAAACACCTTTGTTTAGATAAAGGTTATGACTTCAAAGATATAGAAGCATTGATCAAAAGAAGAAACATTCGACCTCATATTCGGAAAAAAGGTGAAAAACCTCTCATTGGTAAATACAAAGGAAAACCTAAACGTTGGGTCGTTGAAAGAACAAATAGTTGGCATAATCGATTCAGAGCTATTTTGATTCGCTGGGAAAGAAAAGCAGAAAACTATCTGGCTTCTCTTTATCTTGCAAGCTCAATCATTGTTTTTAACTTTTTTAATAGGTAG
- a CDS encoding IS5 family transposase (programmed frameshift), with product MDLSNDQWKILEPLIIEPNVREDGKGRPRMDARSILNGILWILRTGAQWKELPDRYPPYQTCHRRFQEWNRNGTMRNMIRSLASDLKERGGIDIEESFIDGTFVPAKKGVQKLGKTKRGKGTKIMAIGDSQGLPIAFCTENASPHEVTLVEQTLENLFIEENPKRMIGDKAYDSDGLDEHILQQYETKIIAPHRKKRKQPTQDGRGLRRYKRRWKIERLFAWLQNFRRLVVRYEYYDFNFDGFIALGCAMILLRHF from the exons ATGGATTTAAGCAACGATCAATGGAAAATATTGGAGCCTCTGATAATTGAGCCTAACGTTCGTGAAGATGGAAAAGGTCGTCCTCGTATGGATGCTCGTTCAATCTTAAATGGAATTCTTTGGATATTGCGCACAGGAGCTCAGTGGAAGGAATTGCCGGATCGTTATCCTCCATATCAAACATGCCATCGTCGCTTTCAAGAATGGAACCGAAATGGAACGATGCGGAATATGATTCGTAGTTTAGCCTCCGATTTGAAAGAACGCGGAGGAATAGATATAGAAGAATCCTTTATAGACGGCACATTTGTTCCTGCAAAAAAAGGGGTCCAAAAGT TGGGGAAAACCAAACGTGGGAAGGGTACAAAGATCATGGCAATCGGAGACAGCCAAGGTCTTCCTATCGCCTTTTGCACGGAAAATGCTTCGCCCCATGAAGTCACGTTAGTGGAGCAAACATTAGAAAATCTTTTTATAGAAGAAAATCCAAAACGAATGATCGGTGACAAAGCATACGATAGCGACGGTTTAGACGAACACATTTTGCAACAGTATGAAACGAAAATCATTGCACCGCATAGAAAGAAAAGAAAACAACCGACACAAGATGGTCGAGGATTGAGGCGTTACAAACGACGATGGAAAATCGAGCGTCTTTTTGCCTGGCTTCAAAACTTTAGAAGACTCGTAGTCCGTTATGAATATTACGATTTTAATTTCGATGGGTTTATTGCTCTCGGATGTGCTATGATCCTTCTTAGGCATTTTTGA
- a CDS encoding putative toxin-antitoxin system toxin component, PIN family, with protein MLKALLDTNIYISAILFKGKPRLVFQDLIDEVFTGYISKEILDEIESTLSKPKFKLDNNFIQIVLSEIRDITTFVKNKPIQDYLELRDRDDYHILESAFAAEVDYLITGDKDLLTLQKIKNFSIVTPDEYLSLKKRREI; from the coding sequence ATGTTGAAGGCATTATTAGATACTAATATTTACATCTCTGCTATTTTATTTAAAGGAAAACCTAGGCTCGTTTTCCAAGATTTAATTGATGAGGTTTTTACGGGATATATTTCGAAAGAAATATTAGATGAAATAGAATCCACTCTTTCTAAGCCAAAATTTAAGTTAGATAATAATTTCATTCAGATTGTCTTATCCGAAATCAGAGATATTACAACATTTGTTAAAAATAAACCTATTCAAGATTATTTAGAGTTAAGAGATAGAGATGATTACCACATTTTGGAATCTGCTTTTGCAGCTGAAGTGGATTACTTAATAACTGGAGATAAAGATTTATTGACTCTCCAGAAAATTAAGAATTTTAGCATCGTCACTCCCGATGAATATCTAAGTCTTAAAAAAAGACGCGAAATTTAA
- a CDS encoding IS3 family transposase (programmed frameshift) codes for MKKRFSEDQIHKILKESESGASTSDVCRKYGISGNTFYRWRSKYGGLELSDLKRMKTLEEENSKLKKLYAELALENEAIKDVTRKKVVSREQKREAVMLIKTKLGERKSCRLLQISRTVFRYRCGLQDKNKELKDRIRSLAYKHRRAGYRQIHSFIRQGEHVNHKRIYRLYSELGLKYRIKRKRKRLSLPTVPKIVPKKSEERWSMDFMSDSLYSGRRFRILNIIDDFGRFAVVTKAEFSITSERLVRILNEVSEVRSLPKQIVVDNGPEFTSKTFLRWAFEKRVDIHFITPGKPTENAFIESFNGKMRNECLNENWFKDIEEARRLIEEWRIFYNSERPHSSLGGLTPEEYLRRSA; via the exons ATGAAGAAACGTTTCAGTGAAGATCAAATTCACAAGATATTGAAGGAATCGGAATCAGGGGCATCGACCTCTGATGTTTGTCGTAAGTATGGAATCAGCGGAAATACTTTTTACCGTTGGCGTTCGAAATACGGAGGTTTAGAACTGAGCGATCTGAAGCGAATGAAGACTTTAGAGGAAGAGAACAGTAAGCTAAAGAAACTATATGCAGAATTAGCTTTAGAAAATGAAGCGATCA AAGATGTTACTCGAAAAAAAGTGGTGAGCCGCGAGCAGAAACGAGAGGCAGTTATGTTGATCAAAACGAAACTTGGAGAACGAAAATCCTGTCGTCTCTTGCAAATTTCCAGAACCGTCTTTCGGTATCGTTGCGGACTTCAAGACAAAAACAAGGAATTAAAGGATCGAATTCGTTCTTTAGCGTATAAACATAGAAGAGCGGGATATAGGCAGATCCATTCTTTCATTCGTCAAGGAGAGCATGTAAATCATAAACGAATCTATCGCCTGTATTCCGAATTGGGCTTAAAATACCGAATCAAGCGAAAACGAAAGAGGCTGTCATTGCCTACTGTTCCAAAGATTGTTCCTAAGAAATCGGAGGAAAGATGGTCAATGGATTTCATGTCGGATTCGCTCTATTCGGGAAGAAGATTCAGAATTTTGAATATTATCGATGACTTCGGTCGATTCGCAGTCGTAACGAAGGCGGAATTCTCAATTACTTCAGAAAGATTAGTAAGGATTTTGAATGAAGTATCCGAAGTCCGTAGTCTACCAAAACAAATTGTTGTGGATAATGGTCCCGAATTCACATCAAAAACATTTTTACGATGGGCTTTCGAAAAAAGAGTCGATATTCATTTTATCACACCGGGCAAGCCTACTGAAAATGCCTTCATCGAGAGCTTTAACGGAAAAATGCGAAACGAATGTTTAAATGAAAATTGGTTTAAAGATATCGAAGAAGCCCGGCGCCTCATCGAAGAGTGGAGAATCTTCTACAATTCAGAAAGGCCACATAGCTCACTCGGGGGATTAACTCCGGAGGAATATTTAAGACGCTCTGCTTAA
- a CDS encoding SH3 domain-containing protein produces the protein MKFVNIVTSLFLIMISINCKYAFEERGYVIANSGLSFRQSPKADSLRLNIIPRDEFFLILDKEGPEDTIEGTTKRWWKVNYNDQIGWIFSGFAAIYDPSFYDVKKSLYKGDLSIKVEFYNELKTFFSKKAENHCQLNFVSNDFPSGDGDETFDEVYTIEINTKIDSMVVLSKYNSFSVRITNLEHYKDEIVISYVNSDQRVGNSISTIAWVLDKDKKTFFNREQLGKGTWWTNLIYRPNDEKSYICNSHLKSWLYPFLQ, from the coding sequence ATGAAATTTGTAAATATAGTCACCTCACTATTCTTAATTATGATCTCCATAAATTGTAAGTATGCTTTCGAAGAACGAGGATACGTAATTGCTAATAGCGGACTTTCGTTTAGGCAGTCTCCAAAAGCTGATTCTCTTCGACTTAATATTATTCCCAGAGACGAATTTTTCTTAATTCTTGATAAGGAAGGTCCAGAGGATACGATTGAAGGAACTACAAAGCGTTGGTGGAAAGTAAATTATAACGATCAAATAGGTTGGATATTTAGCGGTTTTGCCGCCATTTATGATCCAAGCTTTTATGATGTGAAGAAATCTTTATATAAAGGGGATCTTAGTATAAAAGTTGAATTTTATAATGAGTTGAAAACATTCTTTTCAAAAAAGGCGGAGAATCACTGCCAATTGAATTTCGTATCGAATGATTTTCCAAGTGGTGATGGCGATGAGACATTTGATGAGGTTTATACAATTGAAATTAATACAAAAATCGATTCAATGGTTGTTTTAAGTAAATATAATTCTTTTAGCGTAAGAATAACCAATTTAGAACATTATAAAGATGAAATTGTAATCTCGTATGTAAATAGCGATCAACGCGTCGGTAATTCTATATCAACAATAGCGTGGGTCTTAGATAAAGATAAGAAAACATTCTTTAATCGAGAACAACTTGGTAAAGGAACATGGTGGACCAATCTTATTTATCGACCTAATGATGAAAAAAGTTATATTTGCAACTCACATTTAAAATCTTGGCTATATCCGTTTCTCCAATAA
- a CDS encoding ribbon-helix-helix protein, CopG family, which translates to MISLRLPPELERKLDSFAKSEGKSRSEIVKDSILEYIKNHGKMKTPFELGKDLFGKHASDVSDLAQNRKKYLHQSVKGKNAKRSFN; encoded by the coding sequence ATGATAAGTTTGCGTTTGCCGCCAGAATTAGAAAGAAAATTAGATTCCTTTGCCAAATCTGAAGGCAAAAGTCGTTCAGAAATAGTTAAAGATTCTATCTTGGAATACATTAAAAATCATGGGAAAATGAAAACTCCATTTGAATTAGGAAAGGATTTATTTGGGAAGCATGCTTCTGACGTTTCCGATTTAGCTCAAAATCGAAAGAAATATCTTCATCAATCAGTTAAGGGTAAAAATGCAAAACGTAGCTTTAATTGA
- a CDS encoding helix-turn-helix domain-containing protein — translation MKLKTKDFNSLLNKELKKEDFKKEYDALSNEFTLAKEIIKLRKKRNLTQKDLAEKIGTSQPAIARIESGNYSNLSLSFINRLAKALDAETVIHLKNKGV, via the coding sequence ATGAAACTTAAAACTAAAGATTTTAATTCACTTTTGAATAAAGAACTAAAAAAGGAAGATTTTAAGAAAGAGTATGATGCCCTTTCTAATGAATTTACTCTTGCTAAAGAGATAATTAAACTTAGAAAAAAGAGAAACTTAACTCAGAAAGATTTAGCGGAAAAAATTGGCACTTCCCAACCTGCAATTGCAAGAATTGAATCTGGGAATTATAGTAATTTATCTCTTTCTTTTATTAATCGCCTTGCCAAGGCACTAGATGCGGAAACTGTCATCCATTTAAAGAACAAGGGCGTTTAG
- a CDS encoding type II toxin-antitoxin system RelE/ParE family toxin — protein sequence MKFKIQLLKPAEDFLLKLENKLKAKAFRTIELLAEFGPELREPFSKKIKGYSGLFELRIKQGSNIFRLFYFFEKERVVIITSGFVKKEQKTDKDELVRAFKLMKTYKGE from the coding sequence GTGAAGTTTAAAATTCAGTTATTGAAACCGGCGGAAGATTTTCTTCTAAAACTGGAAAATAAACTTAAAGCAAAAGCATTCAGGACTATTGAATTATTAGCAGAGTTTGGGCCTGAACTCCGAGAACCTTTTTCTAAAAAGATTAAAGGCTATTCTGGATTATTTGAACTAAGAATTAAACAAGGTTCTAATATTTTTAGGTTATTTTACTTTTTTGAAAAGGAGCGGGTTGTTATAATAACTTCTGGTTTCGTGAAGAAAGAACAAAAAACTGATAAAGATGAATTAGTTCGAGCGTTTAAATTAATGAAAACTTATAAAGGAGAGTAG
- a CDS encoding DUF433 domain-containing protein yields the protein MNSNLLNRITLNSEVCHGKPTIRNQRYTVELILDLLSSGTSEDEIITDYPSIEKEDILVCLEYASNLVKIKSIYKTSA from the coding sequence GTGAATTCAAATTTATTAAATCGGATTACGTTAAACTCTGAAGTATGCCATGGAAAACCGACTATTCGAAACCAGAGATATACCGTTGAGTTAATTCTTGATCTCTTATCTTCTGGGACGAGCGAAGATGAAATTATCACCGATTACCCATCTATTGAAAAAGAAGATATCTTAGTATGTCTCGAATATGCTTCAAATCTAGTGAAAATTAAATCGATATATAAAACTTCTGCATGA
- a CDS encoding CopG family ribbon-helix-helix protein, with product MNQTVNISFEKALLKEIDKIAKREHRSRSELIREAARAYIEKRTRWQAIFDFTSKAIDQRAFSEKDVFNEIKSVRNKRSASY from the coding sequence ATGAATCAAACTGTTAATATCTCCTTCGAAAAGGCACTTTTAAAAGAAATTGATAAAATTGCAAAAAGAGAACACAGGTCTCGATCAGAATTGATTCGTGAAGCTGCGCGTGCATATATTGAGAAAAGAACTAGATGGCAAGCTATCTTTGATTTCACTTCAAAAGCTATTGATCAAAGGGCCTTTTCTGAAAAGGACGTTTTTAATGAAATTAAATCCGTTAGAAATAAAAGAAGCGCTTCTTACTGA
- a CDS encoding type II toxin-antitoxin system death-on-curing family toxin, with product MKKEPKWISKKIAEAIHLDQIKQHGGLQVARDEGLLESALDRPKNKWSYDSKATIFELTASLGLGVAKNHPFIDGNKRISFQLMYVFLGLNGYKIEVAEEEVVSVMLRVADGSLNEDALAVWLKDSSISR from the coding sequence ATGAAGAAAGAGCCAAAATGGATAAGTAAGAAAATTGCTGAGGCAATTCATTTGGATCAGATAAAACAACATGGCGGTTTGCAGGTGGCTAGAGACGAAGGTCTTCTTGAATCTGCACTTGATAGACCTAAAAATAAATGGTCTTACGATTCAAAAGCGACGATTTTTGAATTAACTGCCTCATTAGGTTTAGGCGTTGCAAAAAATCATCCATTTATAGATGGCAATAAGCGGATATCTTTCCAATTGATGTATGTATTTTTGGGATTGAATGGTTACAAAATAGAAGTAGCAGAAGAAGAGGTAGTTTCAGTAATGCTTCGCGTCGCCGATGGATCTTTAAATGAAGATGCATTAGCAGTATGGTTAAAGGACAGTTCAATTTCTCGTTAA
- a CDS encoding type II toxin-antitoxin system VapC family toxin produces MQNVALIDSGPIIALFNTNDKFHKSTYKFIKSYKGSLFSSWPVVTEVVYLLAFSVEAQSDFLEWIERGSIQILDIQLEDLRYIKTRMRKYSDLPMDLADASLMCIAEREGIERIISIDSDFSIYKTLKGKFLQNLLKV; encoded by the coding sequence ATGCAAAACGTAGCTTTAATTGATTCCGGTCCGATCATTGCTTTATTTAATACTAACGATAAATTTCATAAATCTACTTATAAATTTATTAAGTCTTATAAAGGCTCACTATTTTCATCGTGGCCAGTAGTTACTGAAGTTGTTTACTTGCTTGCATTTTCCGTAGAAGCTCAATCTGACTTTTTGGAATGGATTGAACGAGGAAGTATCCAAATCCTAGATATACAATTAGAAGACCTTCGATATATAAAAACCCGAATGAGAAAATATTCCGACTTACCTATGGATTTAGCTGATGCATCCTTAATGTGTATTGCAGAAAGAGAAGGGATTGAACGAATTATTAGTATTGATTCTGATTTTTCTATTTATAAAACATTGAAAGGGAAATTTTTACAAAACTTGTTAAAAGTATAA
- a CDS encoding IS5 family transposase (programmed frameshift) translates to MIEPNPREDGKGRPRSDARTILNGILWILRTGAQWKDLPDRYPSYQTCHRRFQEWNRNGTMRNIIRSLANDLRERGEIETEESFIDGTFVPAKKGAQKSGKPKRGKGTKIMAIGDSHGLPIAFCTENASPHEVTLVERTLENLFIEENPKRMIGDKAYDSDNLDESISRNYGTKVIAPHRKNRRQPTQDGRELRRYKRRWKIERLFAWLQNFRRLVVRYEYYDFNFDGFIALGCALILLRYF, encoded by the exons ATGATTGAGCCTAACCCGCGTGAAGACGGCAAAGGTCGTCCGCGTAGCGATGCTCGTACAATCTTAAACGGAATACTTTGGATACTACGAACAGGCGCACAATGGAAAGATCTACCGGATCGTTATCCGTCCTATCAAACGTGTCATCGTCGTTTTCAAGAATGGAACCGAAATGGAACGATGCGAAATATAATCCGCAGTTTGGCTAATGATCTTAGGGAACGCGGGGAAATAGAAACAGAAGAATCGTTTATAGACGGCACATTTGTTCCTGCAAAAAAAGGGGCCCAAAAGTCGGGAAAAC CAAAGCGTGGGAAGGGTACAAAGATCATGGCAATTGGAGACAGCCACGGTCTTCCTATCGCCTTTTGCACAGAAAATGCTTCACCCCATGAAGTCACGTTAGTGGAACGAACACTCGAAAATCTTTTCATAGAAGAGAATCCGAAACGGATGATCGGTGATAAAGCATATGATAGTGACAACTTAGACGAATCCATTTCGCGTAATTACGGGACAAAAGTTATTGCACCACATAGAAAGAATAGAAGGCAACCAACACAAGATGGTCGCGAATTAAGACGTTACAAGCGACGATGGAAGATTGAGCGACTTTTTGCTTGGCTTCAAAACTTTAGAAGACTCGTTGTTCGTTATGAATATTATGATTTTAATTTCGATGGTTTTATTGCTCTCGGGTGTGCTTTGATCCTTCTTAGGTATTTTTGA
- a CDS encoding Rpn family recombination-promoting nuclease/putative transposase: MSDMTNPHDRLIRETLQDKEDAISFFKNSLPEKVIELLDLERLELTQSSFISENLKEEQTDLLFQIPLKSGKKANVYLLFEHKSYLDEAVFSQLLGYISAIYKSQFKTDKRYSVVIPFVFYHGERSWTLGNSFQDRFILSQKEEEVFKKYIPDFELELFDLSKVDLNRLESITLRVILGVVQKIWEGDASFLVHLGEIFELLTSLKNESKRVEIFQKLFLYIFNVRELKPTEITSLLSYSRFNREYEDLIMTTAEKLRKEGKIEGKIEDAKKMFKEGFELNVVLRITGLTEQELKDHGLL, encoded by the coding sequence ATGTCTGATATGACAAACCCACATGACCGTTTAATCCGGGAAACTCTACAGGATAAAGAGGATGCGATTTCCTTTTTTAAAAATAGTTTGCCCGAAAAAGTAATCGAACTTTTGGACTTAGAACGTTTAGAACTTACACAATCTAGTTTTATCTCTGAAAATTTAAAAGAAGAACAAACCGATCTACTTTTTCAGATTCCACTGAAATCCGGGAAAAAAGCAAACGTCTATTTATTATTTGAACATAAAAGTTATTTGGATGAAGCAGTCTTTAGCCAACTGTTAGGATATATATCCGCAATCTACAAATCTCAGTTTAAGACGGATAAAAGATATTCAGTCGTGATTCCATTTGTATTCTATCACGGTGAAAGGTCTTGGACTTTAGGAAATAGTTTTCAAGATAGATTTATACTCTCCCAAAAAGAGGAGGAAGTATTTAAGAAATACATTCCTGATTTTGAATTAGAATTATTTGATTTGTCAAAAGTGGATCTAAACCGATTAGAGAGTATAACTCTAAGAGTCATTTTAGGAGTGGTTCAAAAAATATGGGAAGGTGATGCTTCATTTTTAGTTCATTTAGGAGAAATATTTGAACTCTTAACAAGTCTAAAAAACGAATCGAAAAGGGTTGAAATTTTCCAAAAACTGTTTTTGTATATATTTAATGTAAGAGAACTTAAACCAACTGAAATCACAAGTTTACTCAGTTATTCTAGGTTTAATAGGGAATACGAGGATTTGATTATGACAACAGCCGAGAAATTAAGAAAAGAAGGTAAAATCGAAGGTAAAATCGAAGATGCCAAAAAAATGTTCAAAGAAGGATTCGAATTAAATGTAGTTCTTCGGATAACCGGACTTACCGAGCAAGAGTTAAAAGACCACGGTCTTTTATGA